The DNA window AGGGTGCTGGGATACTGTGAATGGCCTGGCGATTCTTGACCCGGCCATGGGGAATCCCGAAGAGAGACGGGCGATCGCCACCGGCGAGGGTGGCGGCGGCGCTACACGCACCACCGACCGTCATGGCCAGTGCCCTGCGCGACGGCGGGCTCCAGGCCTGACTCTTCTGGTTCCGATTCTGGATCATGATTTGCGGATACACCTCTGCCAGTTGGAGGCCACCATACTCGGACGCCCAAGCAGAAGCAAGCCCGGTCTGGGGCCCGCTACCCTGGGTTCATGCCCGATCCGAAGAGCCCAACCAGGGCGAAGGATGAAACCTGCAAAATGACCCGCCTGGAGTTCTTCTTCGATTGCGGCAGCCCCTGGACCTATCTGGCATTCCACAAGATCGAGGGGGTGGCAGCGGAGACGGGCGCCGAGCTCATCTGGCGTCCAATCCTGGTCGGTGGCGTCTTCAACACCGTGAACCGGGAGGTGTACGAGGCCCGCGCCAACCCGAATCCGAGGCGGGTTCGCTACCACGCGAAGGATCTCGCGGATTGGGCGCGGCTCTACGATCTGCAGATCGGCTGGCCCGATGTCTTCCCTGTGAACAGCGTCAAAGCCATGCGTGGCGCGTTGGTCGCCCAGGATGCGGACAAGCTGCCGGCCTATTCCCGGGCCACCTTCGAACGCTATTGGGGCGCCGGCAAAGA is part of the bacterium genome and encodes:
- a CDS encoding 2-hydroxychromene-2-carboxylate isomerase; this translates as MTRLEFFFDCGSPWTYLAFHKIEGVAAETGAELIWRPILVGGVFNTVNREVYEARANPNPRRVRYHAKDLADWARLYDLQIGWPDVFPVNSVKAMRGALVAQDADKLPAYSRATFERYWGAGKDISQEGVLASIAEGVGLDPSDFLEGITSPSIKDRLRANTNELIERGGFGSPTMFVDGDDMFFGNDRLPLVRAALERHV